From the Carya illinoinensis cultivar Pawnee chromosome 4, C.illinoinensisPawnee_v1, whole genome shotgun sequence genome, one window contains:
- the LOC122306523 gene encoding protein FAR1-RELATED SEQUENCE 5-like, with amino-acid sequence MLEKWVLKVSSVNNSHNHGLSLQKSRFFCCNKEVSESIKRVLDINDQVGIRINKSFASLVQEASRFENLSFNEKDYRNYIDKVRHIQLGKGGVGTLREYFSRMQYKKDELFSLMDMDDDGWLRNVLWAHAQSKAACKYFGDIVTFDTTYLTNRYRMSFAPFVGVKTMTNEDTETFT; translated from the coding sequence ATGTTAGAAAAATGGGTGTTGAAGGTGTCAAGTGTAAACAATTCTCATAATCACGGCTTAAGTCTACAAAAGTCGAGGTTCTTTTGCTGCAATAAAGAAGTGAGCGAGTCTATTAAAAGAGTGTTAGATATAAATGATCAGGTTGGGATAAGAATAAACAAGAGTTTCGCCTCTCTTGTGCAAGAAGCGAGTAGGTTTGAGAACTTGTCATTCAATGAAAAAGACTATCGTAATTATATTGACAAGGTACGACACATTCAACTTGGGAAAGGTGGTGTTGGAACCCTCCGTGAGTATTTTTCTAGGATGCAGTACAAAAAAGACGAATTATTTTCACTAATGGATATGGATGATGACGGATGGTTGAGGAATGTATTATGGGCGCATGCACAAAGTAAGGCAGCCTGCAAATATTTTGGTGATATTGTGACCTTCGACACGACATATTTGACAAACAGATATAGGATGTCATTTGCACCGTTTGTTGGTGTAAAAACCATGACCAATGAGGATACAGAAACATTTACATAG
- the LOC122308462 gene encoding DDT domain-containing protein DDB_G0282237-like isoform X1 — protein sequence MPLLKRKPFSLAEPPKDLEPNELVYQVRFTKEIFRDYQDYLNRINLYRQRVWVCKVTGKTSLTYEEALVSEKKAVEKVQQFPKELMAPALHVIQYSMLSLKDLADTIAEKLQKRLFVGAEVYGRKENGLFPCKILKVLEEVPERILYEVAWLDKNKKVMESSSVKGKDLLQRKLPFSRAVLKSFIRESTCRSSPWVLHDKLARHHGISTDLPEELRSQVFFKDGQVVCYKKRRKNEEDRKSGMEMKKESGENKKRLFDGTVMKTKKEDDQPLEEPIKYPIDDLLVQPGPEDPVFTDHPSPSRDFNVPMDCVGNLLMVWDFCSSFSGLLHLWPFSLEDFGNAICHKDGSPVLLVESHAALLRLLIEDNGEYLLAVQKRNRKLKITMINWTEYLCDFLEMTKLPELCTCMATVKRGHYGLLDAHAKLGILRELVDQVLQTDIFKEKLDEVIEQRQELGATRRGEALEEARRKREEKEQLKAEFDANGATDQQCVESREGVTANDKHSKQNGHMEKRRNGEVLSSHQGKASRNCESKLMITTSKKKAKRQNSDMDLPSDKGKDSSRKEGLEILKDDKREATKKRSKEQRKEYYEREMEKRVIRTNPLGRDRFYNRYWWFRRDGRIFFESSDSKEWGYYSSKEELDALMGSLNIKGERERELKKHLEKFFSRICAELQKRSKDMAHKIALEEAVLRRSTRVRAPPRQNPAKSFLRYVNKWKED from the exons ATGCCTTTACTGAAAAGAAAGCCTTTTTCCTTGGCAGAACCGCCTAAGGATTTGGAGCCTAATGAGCTCGTTTATCAAGTTCGTTTTACGAAAGAGATATTTAGGGATTATCA GGACTATTTGAACCGTATAAACCTGTATCGCCAAAGAGTTTGGGTTTGTAAAGTCACTGGGAAAACTAGCTTGACTTATGAGGAGGCTTTGGTGTCAGAAAAGAAGGCAGTAGAAAAGGTCCAACAGTTCCCCAAAGAGCTTATGGCTCCTGCATTGCATGTCATTCAGTACA GTATGCTTTCACTGAAAGATCTTGCCGATACGATAGCTGAAAAGTTGCAGAAACGCTTGTTTGTTGGTGCTGAAGTGTATGGAAGGAAGGAAAATGGTTTATTTCCttgcaaaatattaaaagttctGGAGGAAGTTCCTGAAAGAATCCTATATGAGGTGGCATGGCTTGACAAAAATAAGAAAGTTATGGAAAGTTCTTCAGTAAAGGGAAAAGATTTATTACAGAGGAAGTTGCCCTTTAGTAGAGCTGTTTTGAAGTCTTTTATTCGGGAATCTACATGCCGAAGTTCTCCTTGGGTCCTTCATGATAAACTGGCACGACATCATGGAATTTCAACTGATCTTCCAGAAGAGTTAAGGAGCCAAGTTTTCTTTAAGGATGGACAAGTAGTCTGCTATAAGAAACGAAGGAAAAATGAGGAAGATAGAAAGAGTGGCATG gaaatgaaaaaagaatctggagaaaataaaaagaggctATTTGATGGAACAGTAATGAAGACTAAGAAAG AAGACGATCAACCGTTGGAAGAGCCTATCAAATATCCAATTGATGACCTGTTAGTGCAGCCTGGTCCAGAAGATCCAGTTTTCACTGACCATCCTTCTCCGTCAAGGGACTTCAATGTTCCAATGGATTGTGTTGGGAATCTTCTAATGGTTTGGGATTTTTGTTCATCATTTAGTGGGCTGTTGCACTTGTGGCCATTCTCCCTAGAAGATTTTGGAAATGCTATCTGCCACAAGGATGGCAGTCCAGTTCTCCTTGTGGAATCTCATGCAGCTCTTCTTCGATTGCTCATAGAAGACAATGGCGAATATCTATTGGCTGTACAGAAAAGAAATCGAAAATTAAAG ATCACAATGATCAATTGGACAGAATATTTATGCGATTTTTTGGAAATGACAAAACTTCCTGAGTTATGCACTTGCATGGCAACTGTTAAGAGGGGTCATTATGGTCTTTTGGATGCTCATGCTAAATTGGGAATCTTACGAGAATTGGTTGATCAAGTGCTTCAAACAGATATTTTTAAGGAGAAGTTGGATGAGGTTATCGAACAGCGGCAGGAACTTGGCGCCACAAGAAGGGGGGAAGCATTAGAAGAAGCCAGAAGGAAAAGAGAGGAGAAGGAACAGTTGAAGGCTGAGTTTGATGCCAATGGGGCAACTGATCAACAGTGTGTGGAGAGCAGAGAAGGTGTAACAGCAAATGATAAGCACAGTAAACAGAATGGTCACatggaaaagagaagaaatgggGAGGTCCTTTCTTCTCACCAGGGCAAGGCATCAAGGAATTG TGAGAGCAAGCTCATGATCACCACATCAAAGAAGAAGGCCAAAAGGCAGAATTCTGATATGGACCTCCCATCAGATAAGGGCAAAGATTCATCTAGGAAGGAAGGTTTGGAAATTTTGAAGGATGATAAAAGGGAAGCAACTAAGAAAAGGAGTAAAGAACAGAGG AAAGAGTATTATGAACGGGAGATGGAGAAACGAGTGATACGCACCAACCCCTTGGGCAGAGACAGATTTTATAACAGGTATTGGTGGTTTCGACGTGATGGGAGGATATTTTTTGAGAGTTCTGACTCCAAGGAGTGGGGATACTACAGTAGCAAGGAAGAG CTGGATGCCTTGATGGGTTCACTGAATATCAAGGGTGAGAGGGAGAGGGAACTGAAGAAGCATCTGGAAAAATTCTTTAGCAGAATATG TGCGGAGCTCCAAAAGAGATCAAAGGACATGGCTCACAAGATTGCATTGGAGGAGGCTGTGCTTCGAAGATCTACTCGTGTACGAGCTCCGCCTAGGCAAAATCCTGCTAAATCTTTCCTCAGGTATGTCAACAAGTGGAAGGAAGACTAA
- the LOC122308462 gene encoding DDT domain-containing protein DDB_G0282237-like isoform X2 → MPLLKRKPFSLAEPPKDLEPNELVYQVRFTKEIFRDYQDYLNRINLYRQRVWVCKVTGKTSLTYEEALVSEKKAVEKVQQFPKELMAPALHVIQYSMLSLKDLADTIAEKLQKRLFVGAEVYGRKENGLFPCKILKVLEEVPERILYEVAWLDKNKKVMESSSVKGKDLLQRKLPFSRAVLKSFIRESTCRSSPWVLHDKLARHHGISTDLPEELRSQVFFKDGQVVCYKKRRKNEEDRKSGMEMKKESGENKKRLFDGTVMKTKKDDQPLEEPIKYPIDDLLVQPGPEDPVFTDHPSPSRDFNVPMDCVGNLLMVWDFCSSFSGLLHLWPFSLEDFGNAICHKDGSPVLLVESHAALLRLLIEDNGEYLLAVQKRNRKLKITMINWTEYLCDFLEMTKLPELCTCMATVKRGHYGLLDAHAKLGILRELVDQVLQTDIFKEKLDEVIEQRQELGATRRGEALEEARRKREEKEQLKAEFDANGATDQQCVESREGVTANDKHSKQNGHMEKRRNGEVLSSHQGKASRNCESKLMITTSKKKAKRQNSDMDLPSDKGKDSSRKEGLEILKDDKREATKKRSKEQRKEYYEREMEKRVIRTNPLGRDRFYNRYWWFRRDGRIFFESSDSKEWGYYSSKEELDALMGSLNIKGERERELKKHLEKFFSRICAELQKRSKDMAHKIALEEAVLRRSTRVRAPPRQNPAKSFLRYVNKWKED, encoded by the exons ATGCCTTTACTGAAAAGAAAGCCTTTTTCCTTGGCAGAACCGCCTAAGGATTTGGAGCCTAATGAGCTCGTTTATCAAGTTCGTTTTACGAAAGAGATATTTAGGGATTATCA GGACTATTTGAACCGTATAAACCTGTATCGCCAAAGAGTTTGGGTTTGTAAAGTCACTGGGAAAACTAGCTTGACTTATGAGGAGGCTTTGGTGTCAGAAAAGAAGGCAGTAGAAAAGGTCCAACAGTTCCCCAAAGAGCTTATGGCTCCTGCATTGCATGTCATTCAGTACA GTATGCTTTCACTGAAAGATCTTGCCGATACGATAGCTGAAAAGTTGCAGAAACGCTTGTTTGTTGGTGCTGAAGTGTATGGAAGGAAGGAAAATGGTTTATTTCCttgcaaaatattaaaagttctGGAGGAAGTTCCTGAAAGAATCCTATATGAGGTGGCATGGCTTGACAAAAATAAGAAAGTTATGGAAAGTTCTTCAGTAAAGGGAAAAGATTTATTACAGAGGAAGTTGCCCTTTAGTAGAGCTGTTTTGAAGTCTTTTATTCGGGAATCTACATGCCGAAGTTCTCCTTGGGTCCTTCATGATAAACTGGCACGACATCATGGAATTTCAACTGATCTTCCAGAAGAGTTAAGGAGCCAAGTTTTCTTTAAGGATGGACAAGTAGTCTGCTATAAGAAACGAAGGAAAAATGAGGAAGATAGAAAGAGTGGCATG gaaatgaaaaaagaatctggagaaaataaaaagaggctATTTGATGGAACAGTAATGAAGACTAAGAAAG ACGATCAACCGTTGGAAGAGCCTATCAAATATCCAATTGATGACCTGTTAGTGCAGCCTGGTCCAGAAGATCCAGTTTTCACTGACCATCCTTCTCCGTCAAGGGACTTCAATGTTCCAATGGATTGTGTTGGGAATCTTCTAATGGTTTGGGATTTTTGTTCATCATTTAGTGGGCTGTTGCACTTGTGGCCATTCTCCCTAGAAGATTTTGGAAATGCTATCTGCCACAAGGATGGCAGTCCAGTTCTCCTTGTGGAATCTCATGCAGCTCTTCTTCGATTGCTCATAGAAGACAATGGCGAATATCTATTGGCTGTACAGAAAAGAAATCGAAAATTAAAG ATCACAATGATCAATTGGACAGAATATTTATGCGATTTTTTGGAAATGACAAAACTTCCTGAGTTATGCACTTGCATGGCAACTGTTAAGAGGGGTCATTATGGTCTTTTGGATGCTCATGCTAAATTGGGAATCTTACGAGAATTGGTTGATCAAGTGCTTCAAACAGATATTTTTAAGGAGAAGTTGGATGAGGTTATCGAACAGCGGCAGGAACTTGGCGCCACAAGAAGGGGGGAAGCATTAGAAGAAGCCAGAAGGAAAAGAGAGGAGAAGGAACAGTTGAAGGCTGAGTTTGATGCCAATGGGGCAACTGATCAACAGTGTGTGGAGAGCAGAGAAGGTGTAACAGCAAATGATAAGCACAGTAAACAGAATGGTCACatggaaaagagaagaaatgggGAGGTCCTTTCTTCTCACCAGGGCAAGGCATCAAGGAATTG TGAGAGCAAGCTCATGATCACCACATCAAAGAAGAAGGCCAAAAGGCAGAATTCTGATATGGACCTCCCATCAGATAAGGGCAAAGATTCATCTAGGAAGGAAGGTTTGGAAATTTTGAAGGATGATAAAAGGGAAGCAACTAAGAAAAGGAGTAAAGAACAGAGG AAAGAGTATTATGAACGGGAGATGGAGAAACGAGTGATACGCACCAACCCCTTGGGCAGAGACAGATTTTATAACAGGTATTGGTGGTTTCGACGTGATGGGAGGATATTTTTTGAGAGTTCTGACTCCAAGGAGTGGGGATACTACAGTAGCAAGGAAGAG CTGGATGCCTTGATGGGTTCACTGAATATCAAGGGTGAGAGGGAGAGGGAACTGAAGAAGCATCTGGAAAAATTCTTTAGCAGAATATG TGCGGAGCTCCAAAAGAGATCAAAGGACATGGCTCACAAGATTGCATTGGAGGAGGCTGTGCTTCGAAGATCTACTCGTGTACGAGCTCCGCCTAGGCAAAATCCTGCTAAATCTTTCCTCAGGTATGTCAACAAGTGGAAGGAAGACTAA